The Cucumis melo cultivar AY chromosome 6, USDA_Cmelo_AY_1.0, whole genome shotgun sequence genome includes a region encoding these proteins:
- the LOC103491047 gene encoding probable calcium-binding protein CML21 isoform X1, producing the protein MGSVVGKLESPRECVPETKLEAKMVETMRRRATKGSIIRSFDCILLKFPKIDDSLRNCKTIFQQFDEDLNGIIDRRELKKCFDGLEILLTEEEIDDLFEACDISAAMGIKFNEFIVLLCLVYLLKDDPDAVFSKSQFGMPKLEETFESLVDAFVFLDKNKDGYVSKSEMISAINETTSGERSSGRIAMRRFEEMDWDKNGMVNFKEFLFAFTRWVGIDENEEEE; encoded by the exons ATGGGGAGTGTGGTGGGGAAGTTGGAATCTCCTAGAGAGTGTGTACCTGAAACAAAACTTGAAGCCAAAATGGTTGAGACAATGAGACGAAGAGCAACAAAAGGAAGCATCATTAGGTCATTTGATTGCATACTCTTGAAATTCCCCAAAATTGATGATAGCCTTAGAAACTGCAAAACTATTTTCCAACAGTTCG ATGAGGATTTGAACGGGATAATTGATCGTCGGGAGCTTAAGAAATGCTTTGACGGGCTGGAGATTTTGCTTACAGAGGAGGAAATCGATGATCTCTTTGAGGCTTGTGATATTAGTGCTGCTATGGGAATCAAGTTCAATGAATTCATTGTACTTCTCTGCCTTGTCTATCTTCTCAAGGATGATCCCGATGCTGTATTTTCT AAATCTCAATTTGGAATGCCGAAATTGGAGGAGACATTCGAATCATTGGTTGATGCATTCGTGTTCTTGGACAAGAATAAGGATGGATATGTAAGCAAGAGCGAGATGATCTCTGCAATAAACGAAACCACGTCAGGAGAACGTTCATCAGGGCGGATAGCAATGAGGAGATTCG AGGAGATGGACTGGGACAAAAATGGAATGGTAAACTTCAAAGAATTTCTCTTTGCATTCACCCGTTGGGTTGGAATCGACGAGAATGAGGAGGAGGAATGA
- the LOC103491047 gene encoding probable calcium-binding protein CML21 isoform X2 has product MGSVVGKLESPRECVPETKLEAKMVETMRRRATKGSIIRSFDCILLKFPKIDDSLRNCKTIFQQFDEDLNGIIDRRELKKCFDGLEILLTEEEIDDLFEACDISAAMGIKFNEFIKSQFGMPKLEETFESLVDAFVFLDKNKDGYVSKSEMISAINETTSGERSSGRIAMRRFEEMDWDKNGMVNFKEFLFAFTRWVGIDENEEEE; this is encoded by the exons ATGGGGAGTGTGGTGGGGAAGTTGGAATCTCCTAGAGAGTGTGTACCTGAAACAAAACTTGAAGCCAAAATGGTTGAGACAATGAGACGAAGAGCAACAAAAGGAAGCATCATTAGGTCATTTGATTGCATACTCTTGAAATTCCCCAAAATTGATGATAGCCTTAGAAACTGCAAAACTATTTTCCAACAGTTCG ATGAGGATTTGAACGGGATAATTGATCGTCGGGAGCTTAAGAAATGCTTTGACGGGCTGGAGATTTTGCTTACAGAGGAGGAAATCGATGATCTCTTTGAGGCTTGTGATATTAGTGCTGCTATGGGAATCAAGTTCAATGAATTCATT AAATCTCAATTTGGAATGCCGAAATTGGAGGAGACATTCGAATCATTGGTTGATGCATTCGTGTTCTTGGACAAGAATAAGGATGGATATGTAAGCAAGAGCGAGATGATCTCTGCAATAAACGAAACCACGTCAGGAGAACGTTCATCAGGGCGGATAGCAATGAGGAGATTCG AGGAGATGGACTGGGACAAAAATGGAATGGTAAACTTCAAAGAATTTCTCTTTGCATTCACCCGTTGGGTTGGAATCGACGAGAATGAGGAGGAGGAATGA
- the LOC103491048 gene encoding THO complex subunit 3 → MEESAQAFKNLHSREYQGHKKKVHSVAWNCTGMKLASGSVDQTARVWHIEPHGHGKVKDVELKGHTDSVDQLCWDPKHSDLIATASGDKTVRLWDARNGKCSQQAELSGENINITYKPDGTHIAVGNRDDELTILDVRKFKPVHKRKFNYEVNEIAWNMTGEMFFLTTGNGTVEVLAYPSLRPIETLMAHTAGCYCIAIDPVGGYFAVGSADSLVSLWDISQMLCVRTFTKLEWPVRTISFNHTGEYIASASEDLFIDISNVQTGRTVHQIPCRAAMNSVEWNPKHNLLAYAGDDKNKYQADEGIFRIFGFESP, encoded by the exons ATGGAGGAATCAGCCCAAGCTTTCAAGAATCTTCACAGCAGAGAGTATCAAGGTCACAAGAAGAAg GTACATTCCGTGGCATGGAATTGCACGGGCATGAAGCTTGCTTCCGGTTCTGTTGATCAAACTGCTCGAGTTTGGCATATTGAGCCTCACGGACAT GGTAAGGTTAAGGATGTTGAGTTGAAAGGGCACACTGATAGTGTAGATCAGCTATGCTGGGACCCTAAACATTCTGATCTTATAGCGACTGCATCTGGGGACAAGACCGTTCGACTATGGGATGCTCGCA ATGGGAAATGCTCACAGCAAGCTGAGCTCAGTGGCGAAAATATCAACATCACCTACAAACCTGATGGGACACACATCGCTGTTGGAAATAGG GATGATGAACTTACAATTCTGGATGTTAGGAAGTTTAAACCAGTTCACAAGCGCAAGTTCAACTATGAG GTGAATGAAATAGCTTGGAACATGACTGGGGAGATGTTTTTCCTGACAACTGGAAATG GTACTGTTGAAGTACTAGCATACCCATCTCTTCGACCAATTGAAACTCTTATGGCTCATACAGCGGGTTGTTACTGCATTGCAATTGACCCTGTTGGAGG GTATTTTGCAGTTGGAAGTGCTGATTCATTAGTTAGCTTATGGGATATATCGCAGATGCTTTGTGTGCGAACATTTACAAAACTTGA ATGGCCTGTTAGAACAATAAGTTTCAACCACACAGGAGAATACATTGCTTCTGCCAGTGAGGACTTGTTCATTGATATA TCAAATGTTCAAACGGGACGAACGGTTCATCAAATTCCTTGTCGGGCTGCAATGAACAGTGTGGAGTGGAATCCAAAACATAATTTACTTGCATATGCTGGGGATGACAAGAACAAGTATCAGGCTGATGAAG GTATTTTTAGGATCTTTGGGTTTGAAAGTCCATGA
- the LOC103491049 gene encoding uncharacterized protein LOC103491049, whose product MAQTKDSTAAHIVEIPVEQENHTQNLMISVIQHHPLRQISESSGHLLLLKLWQRDEHLFGLRIGRRETKMESLKQQIFQLCCFFFLFHALSLTLLYTSSDPIVCKKWWVPAVVIGATSGVFVIVVQLKLWMYWKARGQLQREKSENRALTRCAQELRMKGSCFNLSKEPQIGNRMKSSSVEIKWGPLTWFSRNFIAISLLGFSAIVFAASKFILCGF is encoded by the coding sequence ATGGCCCAAACCAAAGATTCTACCGCTGCCCACATAGTTGAAATCCCAGTAGAACAAGAAAACCACACGCAAAACCTCATGATCTCTGTAATTCAACACCACCCATTGCGACAAATTTCCGAAAGCTCCGGCCATTTATTACTCTTAAAGCTTTGGCAAAGAGACGAGCATCTCTTCGGTCTCAGAATCGGACGTCGAGAGACAAAAATGGAGTCTTTAAAGCAACAAATCTTTCAACTCTGTtgcttcttcttcctcttccatGCCCTCTCTCTCACTCTCTTGTACACTTCCTCTGATCCCATTGTGTGTAAGAAATGGTGGGTTCCGGCTGTGGTGATAGGGGCGACGTCCGGGGTGTTCGTGATCGTGGTGCAGCTGAAATTGTGGATGTATTGGAAAGCAAGAGGGCAGTTACAGAGGGAGAAGAGTGAAAACAGAGCACTTACAAGATGTGCTCAAGAACTTAGAATGAAAGGATCTTGCTTTAATTTGTCTAAAGAACCACAAATTGGGAATAGAATGAAGAGTTCTAGTGTGGAGATTAAATGGGGGCCTCTCACTTGGTTTTCAAGGAATTTCATTGCCATTTCTCTTCTTGGCTTTTCTGCCATTGTTTTCGCTGCTTCCAAGTTCATTCTTTGCGGCTTTTAA
- the LOC103491050 gene encoding zinc finger CCCH domain-containing protein 18-like, translated as MEFSGHTKTVFHRIRQIDPDNVMKIIGFLLLHDDGDQEMARLALAHESHIEKVVMLAKTELHQRRSMPVPVSPLAIRNRQSSTSPPGWEQQQLTNKHTPDYIPLGYHDSMYDIQNSVNLFCLEDHLEQSLSSFDCSYAENVINSFSTRNTRHYSNVPDFQPRTCHYYNKGFCKHGNSCRYLHSNNLLPGSLSHLYNSNSNVNDDHVFRPGSLERLEFEIVELLKSRRGSPISIASLPMIYYEKYGKVLQAEGYLTESQRHGKSGFSLTKLLTRLKSSIQVIDRPHGQHAVILAEDAPKFMDHRKDRNDPGSIVSSARQIYMTFPADSTFTEDDVSDYFSVHYGMVEDVRIPCQQRRMFGFVTFHSIETVKLILSDDSEHLICGARVLVKPYREKSKLLERKYQERIEQQQDYFSHYNNLESEQLHSIARGYDFPPTMLRLRMEEQQQQQQRALERSLSEMTLVQKSVVNQPYFSYQMNELKLPVPEDTESFDHLMDILNVLNSGTNSSSSSTDDNKQPQPQNMTDWNHIELNLQG; from the exons ATGGAGTTTTCTGGTCACACCAAAACTGTATTCCATCGAATCCGTCAAATCGATCCCGACAACGTCATGAAGATCATTGGTTTTTTACTTCTCCATGACGATGGAGATCAAGAAATGGCTAGATTAGCACTAGCACATGAAAGCCATATAGAAAAAGTTGTTATGCTAGCCAAGACTGAGCTGCATCAACGACGATCGATGCCAGTCCCGGTATCACCATTAGCCATTAGAAACAGGCAGTCTTCAACTTCCCCTCCAGGTTGGGAGCAACAACAGCTTACTAACAAGCATACTCCTGATTACATACCATTAGGCTACCATGATTCTATGTATGACATACAAAATTCAGTTAACTTATTTTGTTTAGAGGACCATTTGGAACAGTCTCTCTCTAGCTTTGATTGTAGCTATGCTGAAAATGTGATCAATAGCTTTAGTACTAGGAACACCCGCCATTACTCGAATGTGCCTGATTTTCAGCCTAGGACATGTCACTACTACAACAAAGGATTTTGCAAGCATGGAAATAGCTGTAGGTATCTCCATAGCAATAACCTCCTGCCTGGGAGCCTTTCTCATCTGTATAATAGCAATTCTAATGTCAATGATGATCATGTTTTCCGACCTGGTTCGCTGGAGAGGTTGGAGTTTGAAATTGTCGAGCTTCTTAAATCAAGAAGAGGCAGTCCTATTTCAATTGCTTCACTGCCAATGATTTACTATGAGAAGTATGGAAAAGTTCTCCAAGCTGAAGGTTACTTAACTGAGAGCCAAAGGCATGGTAAATCAGGTTTTAGCTTGACAAAGCTCCTCACTCGATTGAAAAGCAGCATCCAAGTGATCGACAG GCCTCATGGACAGCATGCAGTCATTTTGGCAGAAGATGCTCCGAAATTCATGGACCATAGGAAGGATAGGAATGATCCCGGTTCGATTGTTAGCAGCGCCCGACAGATATATATGACATTTCCAGCTGACAGTACCTTCACAGAAGATGATGTTTCTGATTACTTCAG TGTCCACTATGGAATGGTTGAAGATGTAAGGATACCCTGCCAACAAAGAAGGATGTTCGGGTTTGTTACATTTCACAGTATCGAGACTGTGAAACTAATCTTGTCTGATGATAGTGAGCATTTAATTTGCGGGGCTCGGGTTCTCGTGAAGCCTTATAGAGAAAAGTCTAAGCTATTGGAAAG GAAATACCAAGAAAGAATTGAACAACAGCAAGATTACTTTTCACACTACAACAACCTTGAATCCGAGCAGCTTCACTCGA TTGCTAGAGGCTATGATTTTCCCCCCACAATGCTGAGACTAAGGATGGAAgagcagcaacaacaacaacaacgtGCACTCGAGAGGAGCCTTTCTGAGATGACCTTAGTTCAGAAATCGGTCGTGAATCAGCCCTACTTTAGCTATCAGATGAACGAACTGAAACTTCCTGTCCCTGAag ATACAGAAAGTTTTGACCATTTGATGGATATTCTCAACGTTCTGAATAGTGGCACTAACTCTAGCTCGAGCTCCACTGATGATAATAAGCAACCCCAACCCCAAAACATGACAGATTGGAATCACATCGAACTCAACCTCCAGGGGTGA
- the LOC103491051 gene encoding uncharacterized protein LOC103491051 isoform X1 — protein MEALISNPLITHPTLRRSKPRSNSMHNRRRTPAFAAIDGASSLAADSTQVEITWQIFVGAIAGVTPFVVAGIEFSKRIMAQKRCKECGGSGLVLRDDDYFRCPDCVCSYRNFSMTVETIPCFYIEVVFCHGSHGGDSFGDKEDT, from the exons ATGGAAGCATTAATTTCCAACCCTCTTATTACCCATCCCACTCTTCGTCGTTCCAAACCGCGCTCGAATTCGATGCATAATCGAAGACGAACACCCGCGTTTGCCGCCATTGACGGTGCTTCTTCGCTTGCAGCTGACTCCACTCAGGTTGAAATCACATGGCAAATTTTCGTTGGAGCGATTG CTGGAGTGACGCCATTTGTGGTGGCCGGAATCGAATTCAGCAAGAGAatt ATGGCGCAAAAGAGATGTAAAGAATGCGGTGGTTCTGGGCTTGTTCTTAGAGATGATGACTACTTTCGTTGCCCGGACTGTG TATGTTCATACAGAAATTTCAGCATGACGGTGGAAACTATACCTTGCTTTTATATTGAG GTGGTTTTTTGCCATGGCAGTCATGGAGGCGATTCTTTTGGGGATAAAGAAGACACTTAA
- the LOC103491051 gene encoding uncharacterized protein LOC103491051 isoform X2, whose translation MEALISNPLITHPTLRRSKPRSNSMHNRRRTPAFAAIDGASSLAADSTQVEITWQIFVGAIAGVTPFVVAGIEFSKRIMAQKRCKECGGSGLVLRDDDYFRCPDCGGFLPWQSWRRFFWG comes from the exons ATGGAAGCATTAATTTCCAACCCTCTTATTACCCATCCCACTCTTCGTCGTTCCAAACCGCGCTCGAATTCGATGCATAATCGAAGACGAACACCCGCGTTTGCCGCCATTGACGGTGCTTCTTCGCTTGCAGCTGACTCCACTCAGGTTGAAATCACATGGCAAATTTTCGTTGGAGCGATTG CTGGAGTGACGCCATTTGTGGTGGCCGGAATCGAATTCAGCAAGAGAatt ATGGCGCAAAAGAGATGTAAAGAATGCGGTGGTTCTGGGCTTGTTCTTAGAGATGATGACTACTTTCGTTGCCCGGACTGTG GTGGTTTTTTGCCATGGCAGTCATGGAGGCGATTCTTTTGGGGATAA